The following nucleotide sequence is from Trifolium pratense cultivar HEN17-A07 linkage group LG2, ARS_RC_1.1, whole genome shotgun sequence.
AACTTTATTTCTTATACTCTCAGTCACATTTTCTTATACTTTTTATCGGATATATAGGAGAGGAGACAATGACCATATAAACGTTTAATAACTACGAACTAAGTTACCGATTAACTTTTTGTGCATTATTATGGTTTCTCAAGGAGGAGTGTGTATGAGGCCACAGCTTATGGatgattgtatttttattttaattaatccaCAATAAAGTTGCATTGTAGTTTGAAATAGATGTATGAATATATTAGCTCTAGTCCTATTCTAAAACCTATCACATGCATTAATGCCTATGAAGACTTGTACATGTTATAAGCATCAACGCTTTGAAAAAATGaaacataatttttaaattcacAGTCCAATACATCATcacatgaaattaataaaaatagacTAATCATATCGATACCATTGAGAGTTATGTTGTATGGGAGATTATGTGTGATcatcatataattaaaaaatatattaacgtAAGTCTATTAATGtttaatttgaaatgagcaATGGAAAATATGGATATCCATATTTCATCAATTCATCTACAATATGTTTTGAGTGAAACATCAATTCAATATGAAAAATGAATGTCTAAACCAAAATGTCATGTTTGCATTTAGAACTATATGCAATAAAAAAAACGGTTTTTAATTAATCTTAACATACATACAGTGATTGACCTGTACAATTTGGTTGACTCGTCGTTGAAGATCATCCCCAAATGCTTCCTTGTAGACAGCTTTAAGCAAGTGCCACACATGAGATCGTAAGTCATCCAAACAATGTTTTTCAATCATACACTGTGCAACAGCCGACCGACAACCCACTGCGTGAAAAGGACAATTTACCAGCTTCATCGGACAAACAGTTATACAATGTCTATCCATATCCCGTCTCATAATATTGTTATTTGAACACTTTTGTTCACATGAAATTATCTTGAAAGGACATACTGAATCATGCTTTTCCAAATGACTTGCACAAAATTTAGTATCGCATCCTTGATTTTGGCAAATCATAGGTCTAAAGTTACAAGTAAAAACATGATCGGCAAGGTCTTGAGAAGAACTAAAGCTCATGGTGCAATGAAATGAATTATGAAAGTCAACATTTTTTAGCAAAGTTTCTGCAACTATTTCTCTTCTATCAAGCGTCCAAAAACCGTTCATGTCTATCTCTTGGATGAAATCATCAATTTTATCTTCTCTCTTTTCACTCAACAACCATACCGAAACACGGCTAAAAAAATTCCTCTTTGAACTTGCAAAGTCGTCAACGAGATTAGAAATGATGTCGAAAGGATGGTCAGATGCTTCGCCATTTTCCAAGATAATAGACTCAGCAACAAAATATTTAGTTCTCAAGGTTAGATAATCAATCATTTCCCTTCTCAAATCAACAGCAACTGAACCAGGAGTCTTGAAAAGACCTCCTGTTGTGTTATCGACACAAGCTGAGGCTAATCCTGGAAGGAACATTTGAGCCAACTTGTGAATTACTTCTGTATCACAAAGACTACAATGGAATAAAGGATCTCCCTCCTTTTCATCTTCAATCTTTTTAGGTACTTCAAGGTCTACGTCAATTGTTGGTAAATCCATGGTTGATAATATCTACAAGAATCCAATAATGCACAATCATGAAATACGTACAtgcttataaaaacaaaaatcaaaatgaaattaCATGCGTTGGTGGGTGGTAcccaaaaatataacttttgatATCCTCATTgagttgattattttttattcataataataataataaattgtacATATTGAGGTTAAACAATACAGTAAATTGCAcgtgaaaaagaagaagataacTTACCGACATCAATGTTGAGATCTATAATTTCTGAGATTTTGTTTTGagattttcatttcaattttttaggtgCACAAGTGGAAGCGACAAACCAAACACCAttcaaacttttttcttttctaaccGTACAATACTTCTTTTtactattattgtttttttagtaatttttgcTATTGTTTTCTTGTACAATTGCTTAAAATGCATCGATATAAATATGCGAATGTGTGAATTTACCaaagtaaaattatataaatcatCTAggatatagaaaaatatatactccctccggcctcatatatgagaccggagagagtatattttattgttttgataAATGATGAATTTAGATTTTATGAATGACTTTAGTTTTTATGGACAACCTTTACTAAGCAACTCCATTCTTTCAAGGTTCTAAAGGATTTTCGTAAGTTATGAAGAAAATAGAAGCATTCTTTAAATTATACAATTGAGTGCTCCCTTTATGTTCAATAAActtgaaattaattttgtaaaaaaaaatattttgtatttcttcactgtgataaaaaaaaaggtatgcATGCTAGCAAAGGTATGCATATCATCTACATCTTCATAATTGTATGTCAGCAAAGGTATGCATGCACCAAAATTGTATGTCAGCAAGCTTAGCACTGCAAGGGAAAATCATTAACTTCGACacaaaatggaaaataaattaAGCCAACATTTACATTTACATGTGCATGTGAATGAAACAAAGATTTTCGATATTGACTTGATAAACATAATGCAATTATTGAAACACTGTTAAACAAAGTCGTGCCAAAAGTATATCATCTACATCTTCATTACAATCAAGTGAAATCACATTTaacagttaaaaaaaaaattcaaaagaaccAACATTAACATTATAGAGAAAATTGTTTGTGACAGTAAGGAACAAAAAAAAGCAATGATAACTGGATCTAGAGTGATATGAAGTCATAAATATATCCTAAAATGTTGATGCCACACAGAGAAATTTAAGAAGGTAATAAAGAATATCAATCATCTAAGTTTTAATATTAATTCATCAACAAAACAAGCGTCATTCCAAGCTATGAAATTATAGGCCTgatgaaagaaatgtgtctcACCAATCTAAATAATCTAGGTCCCAGAACTAGCTTTTTGGACCCAAACTTGTTTCTGCAGTTTAAAGAGATTGATCATTTAATGAAACAGAAAAGAATATGCAGTGTTACAATGCAAAAATCAAATTCAGGTACCTCATTAGAACCATAAGCAGAGGTACTAGGTTTTCTAGGATGCTTTCCCTCACTCGAAATTGAATAGCCATCAACATCCTTCACCCCATGTATTGGTCCACGACGACCAAAATGCCTTCTGAAACCTAAATAATCATGAGCAatgaaatttaagaaaatgttataaaacCTAAATGtaagcataaaaatatttaGATCCTGCTTCCCAAAGCCAGAAACCAACCATTTTATGATGAAAGACTGGCACAAAGACTTCCAAGAGATTTTACCTCCCCATTTCTTGCACTTTGTGTGTCACGTTTCAACTCTGCATGACCTCCTGTTTTGTAtacaatataataaaaatttcaatttgtgAAAAACATGTAACTGTAAGAAGGCTGTAACAGACTTTCCAAAACGAAAATATTTTGTGCATTAATTTGTCAAAGGAATAATCCACAATTACCAAATTGATGTCACAGGTGAAAATAAAGCATGTACCTTCTAAAGGATCTAATTGTGAAGAAGCTGAGGATGACAAAGATTCATCACCTCCATTGGAACGACTTGTCCAAACACTACGGTCAGGCCTATCCTTATGTCTAAAACGCCTCTTCTGTCTCTCACCAGAAACATGTAAATCATGCACAGTAATCCTATTCTCTGGCACACCATCAATGCCCTTCAAAATCAATTGCACATGAACTGTGCGagtggtttgtttttctttttctaaattaGATGTTTGGATCTGCCGCTCAGAATGGCCCCTGGAAGACTGACTTTGTCGAAAATCCTTGTTTGTGAGTATGCTTTTGATAATCCTTCCACTACCTTCATGCTGCTGATTCTGTTTCAGAGCTGTAGAGCTAAGAATTGTTTTAGTTGAAGACGTTATGCTATGATGTTGTGACATGTTATCTGAATCAGATACCTTCAatataagaaacaaacaaaagcaAAATAGATTCGTAAAAGAACTGTAATAAAAACATGAATCTGACGGATGAATCCACCAAGGACACTAGGCAGTAGGCACTAACAATAAACTAAAACACATTCCATACCCAAATTGATAATGAATTACTGATTCCTCATTTTTCATATATCATGCAGCCATAATGCATCAGATTATAGAAAACAAATCCTGACAGTCACCTTGGTAAATAGTATCATTTTACCTATCAAATCATTTATATCATTAATTCATTATATCTTCAATTCACATTTTTACAAGTGGCTTTGTAAAGCTCGTTGACCTTCATGTTTAATCATTGATGTGTACGCGAGACTAATCAGAAACATGTTAAACCTTTGATCTCTGGTTAGCATTCTTAACAGGAGTAAGATGAAATTAGAATCTGAGTTTATCAACAATTCCACTTATTATTACAATACAACAATTCCAGGATTATCTGAAATTTgcatgtttattaaaaatgaccCCATCAAAATGAAACTTAATATAAGTGAAAAACCCACAAGAGAGGAGGGTGGAATTATTTTTAGTTCTAAGAAAACAATCAATTCAAATTGCTTCCAATCAGAATAAGAACAGTCAACAACTTGACATTCAGCCTAAATTAGGCTGTCTATTGGTACACGTCGACCTTCAAAAAGAAAGGACGTATTCTGCAATTTATGTCAATTCTTCTACAACATATGTCACACGTAAATAGAACATAATTATGAAGAATAACAATCAGAAGCTTACGGTGattatttctctttcttttccCTTTAAGAAGTAGTACTTTCTTCTTTCCAACATCATTACTTCCAGCAATTCCTAAAATGATGGACAAGGTTGTAAGAAAATTCCCATAACTGATGCAAAAACGAGTAATTACTTCAATAATGGAATACTCAACATATCAGAATTATCTGAGAATGCAAGGAGCCACATCTAAACAATGTCAAAGGGAGGTAACAACAGAAGGAGAGACATTAATATCAAAAGTTACATTAAATAAAATGTTGATTACAAACCACAAAATAAAACCcaaataaaacagaaaaaattgCACATGAAAAGTTGAACAAAAAAATCAACCTCACCATTCTCATAAAAAGTCTGGTTTCCTTATGAAGAAGCTACATTTGAAAGATTTTGATCATCTTGCCTAGGAACCAAAATATAAGTTGATTTGTCTTTTACGGTAGAACTTTTCCTTGGGTCCCGTGCAACATACTGTTCACCATAAAAGCAAAAGTTAAACACAAAAGAGTAAGAACCAAGTGTTGTTACTTTACTTCATATATGTATATGTGCAAGCAGTTGTGAAAAGAGAAGTTTCAAATACTCACTCGTGCTGTTTCCATTATTCTAAAAGTTGAGTGAAAAACATTCTATTAGTAATTAATTATGTCTCTCTGACTTTCCTGCACAAATTTCAAGTGGAAGATTAGGTAAGCAAGGAAAGGAATCAaggatgatgaagaagaattaCCCTTTTGATTGACAAAGAAAGAGGTGTCCATTGAAGAAGTAATCAGCAAAGTCTATAACATCAATCATCGGCGAAAGCGGAGTCGATTAGGGGCAAAAGAGATGCCTCTGTGATGGTAGGAGGCAAGTGCGATCCGATGACGACATGGCAATTGCAAAGAAATCGATCACATCTTCTCCGGTGATGGTGGTGGATGCTTGTGAATtttgagtatatatatatatatagtctagTCTCAATTGACGTCGAATGAATCAGGCGTGCCTTAATTTGGTGCCATGAGGACATGACCAAAGAGGAAGACTATGTATGTATATGTACGTGACTGTGttggttttgtttatgtttttttcatGTTAGCTAGCAGTAGTTTAGCATGTAGTAACTGTATACGGACGGTAGTATGTGTTTTGCGGTTCTTCTCTTTTTTGCTTTACACTATACTTTTCATCAtccatacatacatacatacatacatacatacatacatacatacatacatacatacataataAAAAAGTTAGTAATACGGGTAgattaaaattttaactatcatctCTCAAATAATGCTTTTAACATTTAGCTTCTCTCGTCTATTTTATAGTCTGGAGAGATTCAAACAAGAAAGATTAAGTCATTTGCATCATTCTAAGATAGAGAAGACCTTATGACTCTTAGAATATttgcaaaaatatttatttatttttatcttccTCAAAAGAGCACTTAACGAGACTCAAACTCATAACCTCTCAAATTCAAGATCCATATGTTTACAGGTAGACTAAACCCTTGACTCTCGAGTTAAATGACCTTCTTATTTCTATATATGgagattaaattaaaaaatgaccTTGGAttataaataaggaaaatgctaaacagtgccccggaacactggttaagcatgttaaaataaaaattctgtctcgaaatgcgtgcattcaatgcctcaaaagtacaaaaaattgtcttttcaatataaattttattttttatttcttttttaggtatacttaacaagtgccccgggggcactgtttaacatgaccctataaataaaataaatgtaaaacggatttttttgttttttttaccacCCATAGCCTACTACACACAAATACAATCATGGTTAAAAAGACATTGGAATCTAGAGCAACCAATGATGTATTGTAGATGAGTCAGGTCAGTGACGGTATTTGTAACTGTGTGATTGCGTGTAGTTGCGCAGTGCAAGTAGGTGGAATTATTGAAAGAAAgagtgaataataataataataataataataataaatataaaaaataaaaataaaaaaaatataaagaggGAGAGACGGCAGAGAAGTTGGGTTTGGACTTTGGCAGGCAGTGTGGTGACTGACTGTCTATCTGTCCGTCGTGGGCGGCTCACTCGCTCCTCTCCTCTCGTCTCtcgtctctctctctctatcaaCTGTAATTAATTAACCCTATTTCTCCGTTATTCTTATCGTTCTATTCATCGATTTCTCAATTTCAATATCATCATCTATACATTCCTTAATTTCatctgttgttgttgttgttgttgtttatatagtagtaattgaattgaatttgaatttgaatttgaatttgaatgtgtATGTATctactaactaactaactaaagtaaaaagtaaactaattagattttattatttgttttgttttgttttgaagaagaagaagaagaatagtATTATGGGAGAGAGGATCCCATCTGGGAATGGGAATGGGAATGGGAGTAGTTATTTCCAGTTCCATCCTCATCCTCATCCTGGTCCTGTTGGACTTCCCCCTTCTCCTATCAGGTCCTCCGATCATCGCGAAAGATACATGGCTGAACTATTGGCAGAAAGGCAAAAGCTTGGTCCCTTTTTGCAAGTTCTCCCACAATGTACCAGGCTCTTAACTCAAGGTTCTTATTCCTACTTCTTCTTTGTCTTTCTTTCCAATTTTTATACTATacacttattattattatacctTATTCACTTGCTCATATAATCACACGCTCACTTTCTAATGTCTATCACAGAAATCAGACGCATATCGGGGGGCTTCAATCAACCTACTTTTGCCGAACATGAAAGATTTGAGCCAGATAGTCCATTTAGGCCCTTAGCTCAACATCCAAATACTATGCCAATGGATATGGAAGGATGGCCCACT
It contains:
- the LOC123910500 gene encoding regulator of nonsense transcripts UPF3-like isoform X4, with translation MRMELLEVMMLERRKYYFLKGKEREIITVSDSDNMSQHHSITSSTKTILSSTALKQNQQHEGSGRIIKSILTNKDFRQSQSSRGHSERQIQTSNLEKEKQTTRTVHVQLILKGIDGVPENRITVHDLHVSGERQKRRFRHKDRPDRSVWTSRSNGGDESLSSSASSQLDPLEGGHAELKRDTQSARNGEVKSLGSLCASLSS
- the LOC123910500 gene encoding regulator of nonsense transcripts UPF3-like isoform X3; this encodes MRMELLEVMMLERRKYYFLKGKEREIITVSDSDNMSQHHSITSSTKTILSSTALKQNQQHEGSGRIIKSILTNKDFRQSQSSRGHSERQIQTSNLEKEKQTTRTVHVQLILKGIDGVPENRITVHDLHVSGERQKRRFRHKDRPDRSVWTSRSNGGDESLSSSASSQLDPLEGGHAELKRDTQSARNGEVSEGILVVVDQYMG
- the LOC123910500 gene encoding uncharacterized protein LOC123910500 isoform X1 — translated: MLMAIQFRVRESILENLVPLLMVLMRNKFGSKKLVLGPRLFRLILSTMDLPTIDVDLEVPKKIEDEKEGDPLFHCSLCDTEVIHKLAQMFLPGLASACVDNTTGGLFKTPGSVAVDLRREMIDYLTLRTKYFVAESIILENGEASDHPFDIISNLVDDFASSKRNFFSRVSVWLLSEKREDKIDDFIQEIDMNGFWTLDRREIVAETLLKNVDFHNSFHCTMSFSSSQDLADHVFTCNFRPMICQNQGCDTKFCASHLEKHDSVCPFKIISCEQKCSNNNIMRRDMDRHCITVCPMKLVNCPFHAVGCRSAVAQCMIEKHCLDDLRSHVWHLLKAVYKEAFGDDLQRRVNQIVQVNHCMYVKIN
- the LOC123910500 gene encoding regulator of nonsense transcripts UPF3-like isoform X2 codes for the protein MRMELLEVMMLERRKYYFLKGKEREIITVSDSDNMSQHHSITSSTKTILSSTALKQNQQHEGSGRIIKSILTNKDFRQSQSSRGHSERQIQTSNLEKEKQTTRTVHVQLILKGIDGVPENRITVHDLHVSGERQKRRFRHKDRPDRSVWTSRSNGGDESLSSSASSQLDPLEGGHADGYSISSEGKHPRKPSTSAYGSNEKQVWVQKASSGT